Within Nitrospira sp. MA-1, the genomic segment TCAGGCGCATATGTGGTTTAATCTTGCCGCCGCACAAAGCCTAGAAGAGGCCATTAAAAATAGAGATGAGCTTTCTAAGAAAATGGCCTCGGAGCAAATCGCGGCGGCGCAGAAACTTGCTCTTGAATGGAAGCCTCCCAAAACTCCGAAGGATCGAAAATGGAATTTTGCCCGAGACATTGATGGGGACGGTCACTTTACAATTGATGATGTGACCGGTTGGGTCGGTTGGTTGTTTTATTATCCTGGTGACCGCGTAATACAATGGCTTCTTTCTAATGAAAAAGTAGACACAGCCCATTTTTTCAAGATTACCCCACAGGACTATGGCGGGGGACTCTCTTTCCTATTTTCCCTTGTTGGGTGGGGGCTCGGTTCCATTGCTTTTTTCATGGTTTTGGGGGTTATTGCGAAAATCTTGGATAGAACGGACGAATTTTCACGAAGTGTGGCCCAATATGTTAAGGGCAAATGGGAAACCATTAAGCAGAAAAAGAATTAATAAACTCCAGATGAAAAATTTTAACTAGACTTTCACTGCCCAACCGAAGAATCAGGCATGAGCCCAAGAAAGATATATATCCCCGTCGTGAGCGGCTTGCATAGGCATCTAATCACGAGGGCCTTTTTGGGGGTCTGTTGTGAGAGGGGTGGTTCCATCGCCCAAGTAGGCCGGGTAGGGGCTAAGCCCATTGGGGGTGGGGGTGTTTATGGTGAAGTTTTGACGAGAAGTTTAGTCACGGTTCTAGTCACGGTTCGGTCACGGTTTTGGTCACGATCCAGAATGTACCTCAATCTCAGTAGATCACACTCGAAGGCGGTAATTCGCCTTACCAGTTAAAGGAATTATCACTCTTAGTCTTACTCAATCATTCTCTAGGGCAATCGTCCAAGTTTGCCCTTTTAAGGCGAGGGTCGTGCGTTCGAGCCGCACGCGGCTCACCATAAATATCAAGAGGTTGTCCCTCTTGTTTATTTCCTTCCTGTGAAAGAAACAGGGTTTGTTTTCACGCTTCCCTTCATAGTTTTTACCCAGAGGGTGTTAGACCTGGCATGAAATCCTTCGCGGGGTTGCGTTTGGGTGACCTCCTGTTGGGCTCATCTCAAAGAATTTTGGCTTTCTCCTCTTGGTTAGCTTTTCTACCCCCCTGAACTTAATAATATTTTGAGACGAATAAGCTCACTTCCTAAGTGTCATACATACAATTGGTAAACGAATACCATTTGTGCTCGATTTGGGCCTAGGGAAGATTGAGGGATTTGGCGGAGGAGAAGACACGGCCTTTCATATGGCGTATATGTGGCCGATTTTTTATCATACAGGATTGAAGTTATAGGACGTAACATCACAACTTTCCAGCAGTTAGAGGAGGTGGTGAAGACATGATCAATTTCAAGTCTTCCTGCGGGTTACCTATTCTTGGGGGATCGCTCCCTTCACATGTTTATTTTGTTGTATGCCAGGCTCCATGAGATGAAATACCATGACAAAAGTCTTATATAGTATTGGGTATGCCACGCCCATTGTCACTGTTCTTGGGCTTTTTATGTGCTATCTAATGGCCCCAGAATTTTATTTGACCCACATCCTGGAAGAAGTTCAACGTGAACAAGGCGCAGTGGAGATTGTGACATTTTGGTCCGCAATGATGGGCGGGAGCTTGTTGCTGTGGTCTAGCTGGAAATTCTGGAAAAACGGAAACTGGCCGGCGGCCGGTGTGATTGGAGCAGTTTCCGCCGCCACGCTTCTTTTTGCCGGAGAAGAAATTGGTTGGGGACAGATCTATTTTGGGTGGGACACCCCCCTCTGGTGGAGTACACGTTTTGGTGGATCAACAGACCTCCATAGCAGCCGGTTTCCTGCTCACACAGTGGCAGCCATATTTCTGTTCGTGATATTTATTCTTTTACCGCTTGTCTGGAAATTTCAACTGCCTCTTCGGTTGCCGGCAAATTTAAAACCGGCCATCCCGGAAGGGCCGGTGATTTTCGCCATTGTGTTTGCCACCCTCTATCGGGAACTCAAGGGTTTCTACTTCTGGCTAACGCCGCTGGGCTACCGAGATCGTTTTTATGAAGAATTTTTGTGGGGTCTGAATGAACACAAAGAAATGTTGATCGCCATCGCCATGCTTCTGTATGCCCTCTACCGTCTGCCTCATCTAAAACAAATTCGTTCTCCGTCGTGAGCCATTCCACCTCGATCTTTGGTTCTGATCTTCTCACTTTCTCCGCACATAAACAGCTTTTCTGGCTCCCATCAGTTCAGGGGAGAATGGTGTAGATATAATTCTATGATTTTCCATTGCGCGTCACGTAATACTGACGGTGAGGAGCTATGAACAGCAGAACTTCAGGGTGAGATGTCTCGTACTTAGTGATGTTGCGTTAATCGAGCCAGGTTGGCGTTGGTTTGGGACAACACCATGGCGAAGGTTGCGAAATCCGTGTCGGTCAATGGATGCCCCGTAGAACCTCGATCCACCAGGATGACCCCGATAGGCCTGTTTGGCGCATACAAGGTTCCGGCGAATCCGGGTGGGTCCCCCCAGTATTTCAAAAAGTCAGTCGGCATTCCTCCGGATTCCCCTTCTTTGATCAATGAAGAATATTGAATAGGGTGAAACCTATGGAGCAATCGGTCCCAGAAGGTTCCATGGGAAAGAGGGCAATGAAACGTGTGCTGGATGGTTTCTGCATGTGGACCATAGCCGATTTTGGCCTGGAGCGTATCTTTTCCTGGTACTACCAATGCGAGCCAGACCCGTTCAAATCCATATGATGCATAGAGCGTTCTGGTGACAAAGGTAAGCAGCGAGGAGGGCTCCGATATTTTCATGGCCTGAATGGTGAAATCGAGCAATGGCCTATCGGATGCCGGAGATGGAGGGAGGGAAGATGAGGCTTCCTGAGCTGGTTGCATGGTTTCTTCGGAAAGAATCCCTTCTGAGTGTAGAACCTGATGAATTGTTTGGGTGAGCCGATGTAGGTGTTGGTTGTGAAGAATTGTGCCATCGGCATCAGATGCGGGAAGAAAATGCTGTCGATCGATGTTGATGGCCGAAGCAATTTCTGATGCTTGACTAAAAGCTTGGGACACGGTGTGTTCCAATTGGATCATGGAGAGGCCGAATGGGGGCAAAAACTGTTCAATCAGGCTTTGGAGTACATCTCCCTGCGTGGCAGCCAATGGGTTCAGGAGGCAATAACTCAGTTCATTCGCGGCTCGGACGATACTTTCCATGATCCGTTGATCTGCTTCTGGACGGGATTTAGGCCAGACAGGCTTTTTCTCCAATAGTTGAACCAAACTCTCCGGCAGATTCCAATGCTTGGCCATAGCGGCAGCGATGACATGCAGCGGTCGTCCCAAAAGAGTCAGTTCGGCTTTGGAGACCTTGGCTGGATCTTCCCGGCGAATGGCTTCTAGTTGTTCGCCTACGTCCGGTCGACAGAGGGTGAGGATGAGGTCTCCCAGTGAGTAGAGCATGGCATTGGTAAATAACGAGCCCGCCTCCCCGTAATTGATGGCTTTTCCCAGTTCCTGGGCCTGAGTTCCGGCGACGAGAGCCCGCGCTAGGAGGTGTTTCAGGTTGACGGTGTTGGCTCCGAAGGTGTCGGCCTGTTCAATTAATTGGGCAGAGACCACCATGGCGCGAATGACGTCAAATCCAATAAGGGCCACCGCATAGGTTGGGGTTTTGACTGGTGTGCGGGTATGATAGACAGGGCTATTTGCGATTTTGATGACATTGGCCATCATGGCTTGATCGCGCATGATAATTTCTCCAATGTCGCTGGCACTCGAGCGTTTATCCTGCGTAAGATTGAGAACTTGGATGCAACTTTCCCGGAGGATAGGCAGGGTTTCCGGGGCTTCGGCGAGCAGACTCTCCAGAAAGGAAGCCGGTGTTGTGTGCCCGGTAGAGGTAGCGAGATTCATGATAGCATCTCCGCCAGGGTTGAGTGCCAGGTGGTAATTCCTGGGCCAGGTGGTTTTAGATCAAGGAAATTAAGCTGGGTAGTTGGCTCTAAAGGTTGATTCTCGGTTATATTTTCCGAAATATTAAACCCTCTTCTTTCTCGGAGGCGTGAGGTCGGTCTCCTTTCTTTTGAATTGGATGGTATCTGCATGAGAAATAGAATTTCCTGCTCCGCTCAAGAGCTGAGCCAATTAGATGCGGACATGCTTCAATCGGTGGTTGGGGGAACGGTCTTCGAAGAAGGCCATCAATATTTTTCTGCCCAACGAGTCAAGATCCTTGATGCGGACCAGACCCAAATCACGGCTGAGGTTAATGGCGTCTATGGCGTGTATACGCAAATCATAAAATTACGTGCGGGGACTTTGTCGACCAGGTGTTCCTGTCCATCGAACGAGCAACCTTTTTGTCGTCATTGTGTCGCGGTATTACTGCATCAATTCCATAACGGATCATCTCTTAAGCCGGGACCGAAGGAAGATCCCAAGGACCAGGCTCCTCCTCCTTCCGATCCGCGGATACGGCCAGCAGGACCCTATACTGATGAATCCGAGGGTGCGGGTGATCTGAATTTTTGGGAAGCGATTTTGTTTATTGATTGGGTTCAGAAAGCCGCAGGGCTTCTGGGTAAGGAGGCCACCTTGCCCCCAGTGCCTGGTTCCTTGGGAGGTGTTGCTCGAGAATGGGTGGGTATTTTTGAACGCCTCAATTCACAATGCATGGAAGGCGAGGAAGATCGGATTGATGCCTTGAGGAGCCTGCAATCAGCCCAAGCCATGATTAATAGCCTCACGAAGGAGCTGGAAGCGTTAAAAAGGGAATCCGAGGTGGCTCAACAGCATTGCAGAGTGTTAGAGAAAAAGGTCCAACAATTGCAAGAATCATTGGCGGAGAACTCTGGGGCATCCAGTTAGGCAGGGCGTGCAGCAGGCTTGGCGGGTAATTTGCCTTTCAGGGCGGGTCATGGCTCAGTGAAATGGAACCCCCTTTTTTGAATCTTTTTATATGAGAGGCGAGCCGTCGGATTTTTTACGAAAAGCTAAGGTAATGTCGTCCGTTAATCATTCATGCTCGAATCTTTCTAGGCTCTTCCATCCGTTCAATTAATTCAGGTGTTTGTTCCACCATTTCAAGTACATTGTCGGCAATTTGTTTCAGCGCGTTGGTTGCTGGAGAAGAGGGAGCCAGTTCTACAACAGGAAGATATTTCAGGATGGATTGCTGAACCTGAATATCCTCTGGAATCTTGCCTAAGATTGACAGATCGGTTCCGACGTATTGCTTTAGTAGGTGTTGTAAATGCAGGGTATTGATCCTGGATTTGGGTGTCATTCGGTTTAAGATGAGGGCCGGTTGAAACCGTTTTAGAGCCTCTTGAGCAGTCGCCACACCTGATTCGCTCGTTTTTCCAACGGCTTCCAGTACTGCTGCGATGCTATGAAAGTCTTTGTCCAAAAGGCTTTCTGCCACTGGGTCGCGGGCTGAAAAGGCCGTAAGAACCTTTCGAATGGCAGCAAGTTTAATGAATCGATACAGATCTAAAACCGAGGTTGGGTCAGGGGTTGCTACGGCCAGGAAAAAGTCTGCGAGGAGAAAAAAATCCAGTGCGTGGTAACTGGTCCCCGCGCCGACGTCAACGAGAATGATGTCTGCCTCAAGTTTGTGTAAGTGCCGGATGAGGCGTTTTTTTTTGGCATGTTGCAAATTCGCGGTAATGAGGGTTTCCCCCGTTCCAGGAATGAGCTTCAGGGAGGAGGGGCCGGGAATAGGGTGGGCGGTCTCATTTAAGTTTTTGAGCGTGTTTGTCAAAAAATCTGAGAGGGTGGATGGAGGATGGAACATTCCAAACAAGATGTGGAGGTTAGCCCCACCAATGTCCATGTCGACCAGCGTGACGCGAAGTCCTTTTTTGGCAAGGAGGAGTCCAAGATTGCTGACGACCATGCTTTTCCCAACTCCGCCCTTACCGGAAGCCACAGAAACTATGCAAGGCATCGGGTGAACTCCTCTCTCGTTGATATCATCAGGAAGTAAGTATCACCTTACTCAGAAAATAGCCTATCACAGGGTCCTTCTTATGCCCATGGTGAAGGAATGCTCGTATGGATGGCCTTTTGAGAGATTTTGACATACCGGGACGTCGCGATGAATCTGGTGAGCTCTTGCCTTTAAAAATGGAAAATGCTAGGTTGATTGCGAGTAGAGTGGGCGTGAGCCCACTTTTTTTTGGTCTTGGCTTGTGGCCGCTGTAGCGAGGATTTGTGGTGGCCTTCACGGCTGACAATCTTGAGCAAGTTATTCGTCAAGTGGGCGAACCGATCGCTCGAGCTCTAGGAGTGGATATCTTTGAGGTTCAGTGCACCGGGAGACCCGCCAACCTTTTGGTTCGACTGACAATTGATAAAAAGGGGGGAGTTGGAATTGAAGATTGTGAACAATTCCATCAGTCCCTGCGTCGAACCTGGGAGGTTCTTCACCCAGAGCAGGCCGCGTATCGGTTTGAAGTTTCTTCGCCTGGGCTAGATCGACCGCTCCGAGATCCAAAAGATTATGAACGAGTAGTGGGCGAACGACTTCGAGTCACTCTGAAAAGCTCGATCAAAAAACAATCAGTTGTTTTGGGGCAATTGATAACCGTCACCGATATGGGGATTCATTTAATGGATGACCAGACCAAGAATCCCCAAGAAGTAGTCGTGGCGTGGGATGATATTGCCAAAGCGAGATTAGAGGTTTCGTTTTAACGTTTTATTGGAAGCGCGCACCAATCGCCCAAGTCCGTTTGAACCGCTCATCGTGCCTTGCGAGGAATACAAATGAAAAGTGAACTCATGTTGGTCATTGATCAAATCGGTCGGGAGAAAGGGATTGATAAGGCAAAAGTCATTTTGGCCTTAGAATCCGCGCTTCTCACGGCCGCAAAAAAACGATTTGGGCATGGTGAAAATATTCAAGTCGATATTGATACGGAAACCGGCGAAATTTCTATTGTAAAGAAAAAGACGATTGCGGAGAACGTGCTGGATTCCAAAACAGAGATTTCATTGGAAGATGCCAGGAAAATTGATGATGAAGCTGAAATGGGAGACGAAATCGGCTCACTCATTGAGTTGGAAGAATTTGGGCGAATAGCCGCACAGGCTGCGAAACAGGTCATTTGTCAAAAAGTTCGAGAGGCTGAATGGGAGTCGATTGAACGGGAATATTCCAAAAAAGAAGGGGAATTAGTTCATGGGGTCATTTTGGGCCAGGAACGGCGAAATTATCTGGTGGACATTGGAAAAACAGAGGCCCTTCTCCCGATTCAGGAGCAAATCCCGCGTGAAGCTCACCGCCGGGGTGATCGAGTGCGGGCGTTGTTGCTAGAAGTTCGACGAACCCCCAAGGATGTGCAAGTGATCCTCTCCCGGGCGCATCCTCAATTCGTGGTAAAATTGTTTGGTTTGGAGGTGCCTGAGATATCTGAGAAAATTGTTGAAATTAAAGGCGTGGTGCGTGAGCCGGGCGACCGGACGAAAATTTCAGTGGCGTCACGGGATAAGGCGGTTGATCCGGTTGGCGCGTGTGTGGGCGTCAAAGGTTCACGTGTCCAGGCCATTGTTCGGGAGCTGCATGGTGAGAAAATAGATATTATCCCCTGGACAAATGATCCACGCGTGTTTATCGGGGAAGCCTTGAACCCTGCTTCCATTGAAAAAGTCGGGATTGACGAACAAAAGAAATCGGCGTTGGTGGTGGTGGCTGATTCTCAGCTCTCTTTGGCAATTGGGAAGAACGGGCAAAACGTGCGCCTAGCAGCAAAATTGACAGGTTGGAAAATTGATATCATTAGCTCCACCGAATACGAAAAACAAAAGCTTGAACGCGACTTGGAAATTAAGGCTGCCTTGGCTGAAGAGGCTTCACAGATTACAGAAGAGCCGGCGGGAAATGCCAAGGAGCCTGAAGTAGCCTCACAAGATGAGAACATGGATAATCCCGCGGTGGTACCAACAGAGTCTGGGCAGAGTTCGGGATCGTAAGGATACGGCTTCACAGTAAAGGACGTGCATGAGAGTTCATGAGATAGCCAAAAAAATTGGGATGGAAAGCCGTTTGCTTATTCCTGAATTAGTGCGACTTGGCATTCAGGTTAGTTCCCATAGCAATACAGTGGATGACAATATGGCCAAATGGGCGATGAATATTATCCTTGGTAAAACTCCTGAAACAACCCCGAAGCCAGGGGAATCGTCTGTTTCAGGGCATGCCGGTGTGAAAAGCTCTGAGGGGGGGCGCCTACTGAAAAAAGATTCGTCGACTTCCGGGAGGGCTCGGTCCGAAGCAGTGGCCGAAAGTCCCAAAAAATCCGAAAAAAAACACATCCTGATTAAAAAGAAAAAAACAGAAGAAGAAATCCTGGAAGAGATGAGGGAATCGTCTCCGGTCGGGGAAGCTGAGGCAGAAGAGCCACTGGTCATCCATGGTGAGTCAGAGGCTCCCTTGGATACGGCTCCCGTTTTAACTCAGACTCCAGGCGAATTGGCTGTTGAGCCTCCTCAAGATGCCCACGCCTTATTGCCCGCTGAGTCGGCAGAGCTTCCTGGTGGTGTAGGGATTCCACCTGTTCCTGGGGTTGAAAGCGGCGCAATTCCTCCCTCTGATAAAACCAGTGAAAAAGAGAGAAAAAGCGAAGGGAAACCCGATAAAAAGAGTGCCGTTCCATCTCGAGAGGTTCCGGTAGAAGAAAAAGGCAAAAAAATTAAAAAAGTTGCGCGTGTAAAAGATGAAGATGTTTTTGCCGCACGCTTTGAAGATGCCGCGGTCTGGCAAGATCTTCGACCGTTGCCAACTTTGCGACGTGAGGAACGTACCCGTCAGGTTCAACAACCTTCGGTGGGCGAAGTTACAAAACCCAGGAAAAAAGTTATGAAGGTCACTGCTGGGATATCCGTGAAAGATTTTGCCGAAGTGATCGGTCAAAAACCCACGGAAATAATTCGGAAATTGTTGGATTTAAATATTGCAAAAACCCTTAATCAACCCATGGATTTAGAAGCTGGAGTGCTCATTGCGGAAGGTTATGGCCTCGCAGTGGAAGCCGTGGCTGCGAAGGGAGGGGAAGCCCTCCTGGAAGAGGTGATTGATGGTGGAGAACAAGGAAATCTAGAACCTCGAGCGCCTGTGGTGACGGTTATGGGACATGTCGACCATGGGAAAACCTCCTTGTTGGATGCGATTCGGAAGACCCAGGTAACCGACCGGGAAGCGGGAGGGATTACTCAGCACATTGGTGCGTCCTTCGTGAAAGCCGGTGAACGAGGCGTGACGTTCTTAGATACCCCAGGCCATGAGGCCTTTACGGCGATGCGGTCCCGTGGGGCTCAGGTCACTGATATTGTGGTCTTGGTCGTGGCCGCAGACGATGGGCCGATGCCTCAGACAATTGAAGCCATTAATCATGCGCAAGCGGCCAATGTGCCGATTATCGTGGCCGTGAATAAAATGGATAAGCCGGGGGCTAATCCGGATCGGGTCAAGCAAAGTTTAGCCGAACACGGCCTGCAACCTGAAGCATGGGGAGGTCAAACAATTTTTGTTGAAGTATCAGCAAAGCAAAACCAGGGGTTAGACCAATTGCTTGACATGTTGTTACTTCAGGCAGAAATTATGGAATTGAAAGGCGATTCCACCTGTTCCGCTCGAGGGGTCGTATTGGAAGCGAAGTTGGATAAGGGGCGTGGACCGGTTGCCACGGTGTTGA encodes:
- a CDS encoding HDOD domain-containing protein, whose translation is MNLATSTGHTTPASFLESLLAEAPETLPILRESCIQVLNLTQDKRSSASDIGEIIMRDQAMMANVIKIANSPVYHTRTPVKTPTYAVALIGFDVIRAMVVSAQLIEQADTFGANTVNLKHLLARALVAGTQAQELGKAINYGEAGSLFTNAMLYSLGDLILTLCRPDVGEQLEAIRREDPAKVSKAELTLLGRPLHVIAAAMAKHWNLPESLVQLLEKKPVWPKSRPEADQRIMESIVRAANELSYCLLNPLAATQGDVLQSLIEQFLPPFGLSMIQLEHTVSQAFSQASEIASAINIDRQHFLPASDADGTILHNQHLHRLTQTIHQVLHSEGILSEETMQPAQEASSSLPPSPASDRPLLDFTIQAMKISEPSSLLTFVTRTLYASYGFERVWLALVVPGKDTLQAKIGYGPHAETIQHTFHCPLSHGTFWDRLLHRFHPIQYSSLIKEGESGGMPTDFLKYWGDPPGFAGTLYAPNRPIGVILVDRGSTGHPLTDTDFATFAMVLSQTNANLARLTQHH
- a CDS encoding SWIM zinc finger family protein; translated protein: MRNRISCSAQELSQLDADMLQSVVGGTVFEEGHQYFSAQRVKILDADQTQITAEVNGVYGVYTQIIKLRAGTLSTRCSCPSNEQPFCRHCVAVLLHQFHNGSSLKPGPKEDPKDQAPPPSDPRIRPAGPYTDESEGAGDLNFWEAILFIDWVQKAAGLLGKEATLPPVPGSLGGVAREWVGIFERLNSQCMEGEEDRIDALRSLQSAQAMINSLTKELEALKRESEVAQQHCRVLEKKVQQLQESLAENSGASS
- a CDS encoding ribosome maturation factor RimP yields the protein MAFTADNLEQVIRQVGEPIARALGVDIFEVQCTGRPANLLVRLTIDKKGGVGIEDCEQFHQSLRRTWEVLHPEQAAYRFEVSSPGLDRPLRDPKDYERVVGERLRVTLKSSIKKQSVVLGQLITVTDMGIHLMDDQTKNPQEVVVAWDDIAKARLEVSF
- the nusA gene encoding transcription termination factor NusA; protein product: MKSELMLVIDQIGREKGIDKAKVILALESALLTAAKKRFGHGENIQVDIDTETGEISIVKKKTIAENVLDSKTEISLEDARKIDDEAEMGDEIGSLIELEEFGRIAAQAAKQVICQKVREAEWESIEREYSKKEGELVHGVILGQERRNYLVDIGKTEALLPIQEQIPREAHRRGDRVRALLLEVRRTPKDVQVILSRAHPQFVVKLFGLEVPEISEKIVEIKGVVREPGDRTKISVASRDKAVDPVGACVGVKGSRVQAIVRELHGEKIDIIPWTNDPRVFIGEALNPASIEKVGIDEQKKSALVVVADSQLSLAIGKNGQNVRLAAKLTGWKIDIISSTEYEKQKLERDLEIKAALAEEASQITEEPAGNAKEPEVASQDENMDNPAVVPTESGQSSGS
- the infB gene encoding translation initiation factor IF-2, yielding MRVHEIAKKIGMESRLLIPELVRLGIQVSSHSNTVDDNMAKWAMNIILGKTPETTPKPGESSVSGHAGVKSSEGGRLLKKDSSTSGRARSEAVAESPKKSEKKHILIKKKKTEEEILEEMRESSPVGEAEAEEPLVIHGESEAPLDTAPVLTQTPGELAVEPPQDAHALLPAESAELPGGVGIPPVPGVESGAIPPSDKTSEKERKSEGKPDKKSAVPSREVPVEEKGKKIKKVARVKDEDVFAARFEDAAVWQDLRPLPTLRREERTRQVQQPSVGEVTKPRKKVMKVTAGISVKDFAEVIGQKPTEIIRKLLDLNIAKTLNQPMDLEAGVLIAEGYGLAVEAVAAKGGEALLEEVIDGGEQGNLEPRAPVVTVMGHVDHGKTSLLDAIRKTQVTDREAGGITQHIGASFVKAGERGVTFLDTPGHEAFTAMRSRGAQVTDIVVLVVAADDGPMPQTIEAINHAQAANVPIIVAVNKMDKPGANPDRVKQSLAEHGLQPEAWGGQTIFVEVSAKQNQGLDQLLDMLLLQAEIMELKGDSTCSARGVVLEAKLDKGRGPVATVLIQAGTLRIGESFVVGSVSGRVRGLTSDKGERLKEAGPSIPVEVIGLLGVPEAGDQLVVVKDERAAREIAQARHQKQKDVGLSSTSRRTLEELYAESKDGEIKELPLLIKADVQGSVGALGDALLKISTDAVKLKLIHSGVGGINETDVLLAAASKAIIIGFHVRPDSKAAAIAEREGVEIRLYTIIYNILDDIRSAAEGLLAPTIRERVMGHAEVRQLFSVPKMGTIAGCYVNDGSISRSNTKVRVVRDQVMVYEGKIGSLRRFKDDAREVQQGYECGIGVENFNDLKIGDVLEAYVLEEEATKL
- a CDS encoding P-loop NTPase, whose translation is MPCIVSVASGKGGVGKSMVVSNLGLLLAKKGLRVTLVDMDIGGANLHILFGMFHPPSTLSDFLTNTLKNLNETAHPIPGPSSLKLIPGTGETLITANLQHAKKKRLIRHLHKLEADIILVDVGAGTSYHALDFFLLADFFLAVATPDPTSVLDLYRFIKLAAIRKVLTAFSARDPVAESLLDKDFHSIAAVLEAVGKTSESGVATAQEALKRFQPALILNRMTPKSRINTLHLQHLLKQYVGTDLSILGKIPEDIQVQQSILKYLPVVELAPSSPATNALKQIADNVLEMVEQTPELIERMEEPRKIRA